A region from the Arachis ipaensis cultivar K30076 chromosome B01, Araip1.1, whole genome shotgun sequence genome encodes:
- the LOC110266157 gene encoding uncharacterized protein LOC110266157, whose amino-acid sequence MRHGLKLGNWNRVFRGGSEIEPVEPDTNRTRGPNRTHHLNELKLIFSFILACKRWRAQHAEEERLKLPKPSFKIQFSITFDPELRLTIRLQPCNRGVELYKARYVVRLDLTCGAYRLSCCECGCGVNKVYTYALELNCGHLEAWWKIGAKVLDNFSSLGGGCKCELCGCLGLNMVIDQDAG is encoded by the exons ATGCGACATGGATTGAAACTGGGAAACTGGAATAGGGTTTTTAGAGGAGGTAGTGAG atcgaaccggttgaaccggacacAAACCGGAcccgtgggcccaaccggacCCATCACTtaaatgagctgaagctcattttCTCCTTCATTTTGGCATGCAAACGCTGGAGAGCTCAGCATGCGGAGGAAGAACGTTTGAAGCTTCCAAAACCctcattcaaaattcaattctcaataacttttgatccggagctccgattgacgatccGTTTGCAGCCATGCAACCGCGGcgttgagctctacaaagcccggtACGTTGTAAG GCTCGATTTAACTTGCGGAGCTTATCGGTTGAGTTGCTGTGAGTGTGGGTGCG GTGTGAATAAAGTATATACATATGCATTGGAATTGAATTGTGGACATTTGGAGGCTTGGTGGAAGATTGGTGCTAAGGTTTTGGATAATTTCTCAAGCTTGGGGGGGGGCTGTAAGTGTGAGTTGTGTGGCTGCCTTGGACTAAACATGGtgatcgaccaag atgcaggttga
- the LOC107631433 gene encoding uncharacterized protein LOC107631433, with protein sequence MDGRGGCCIARYAPGAYDMSKVDRIMLRFRPIAPKPVAGASATGVTASDGSSSESSDAFSKSCGRTKRKYVRDNNTGKNNNNNRRTRRRKTTTSSPENNRPAPVITLPLLPETPDPKESHNNNHSNTNSNGNNGLSKNVPVWLSFENSGGGSDPYWYGGASSYSCVTVECVTDTWREGEGLQVLGGTDEERKVNLGDDTCPGFISDGYGRVTWTNGAYREMVGQKNEGAVVVLAMKVGAVVPYPCSFTCRVRVVQFHAGKERSALTVPCDVWRMDFGGFAWRLDVKAALSLRLGS encoded by the coding sequence ATGGATGGTAGAGGAGGGTGCTGTATTGCTAGGTACGCGCCTGGTGCGTACGATATGTCCAAGGTGGACAGGATAATGCTTAGGTTTCGCCCTATCGCTCCCAAACCGGTGGCCGGAGCTTCCGCCACCGGCGTTACGGCCTCTGATGGTTCTTCGTCGGAGAGCAGTGACGCCTTCTCGAAAAGCTGCGGTAGAACCAAAAGAAAGTACGTCAGAGACAACAACACCggcaaaaataataataataatagaaggaCCCGCCGGAGGAAGACAACGACGTCTTCACCGGAAAATAACCGTCCGGCGCCGGTGATTACTCTCCCTTTGCTTCCAGAAACTCCTGATCCGAAGGAATCACACAACAACAACCACAGCAACACCAACAGCAACGGCAACAACGGCTTGAGCAAGAACGTGCCGGTGTGGCTGAGTTTCGAGAACTCCGGCGGCGGTTCCGATCCGTACTGGTACGGCGGCGCGTCGTCGTACTCGTGCGTTACGGTGGAATGCGTGACGGACACTTGGAGAGAAGGTGAGGGGTTACAGGTGCTAGGTGGTACGGACGAGGAGCGGAAGGTGAATCTTGGTGACGACACGTGTCCAGGGTTCATATCGGACGGTTACGGGAGAGTGACGTGGACGAACGGCGCGTACAGGGAGATGGTTGGGCAGAAAAATGAGGGTGCGGTGGTGGTGTTGGCTATGAAGGTTGGTGCAGTGGTCCCTTACCCTTGTTCCTTCACGTGCAGGGTGAGGGTGGTGCAGTTCCATGCTGGCAAAGAGAGAAGCGCTCTCACAGTTCCTTGTGATGTTTGGAGAATGGACTTTGGTGGATTTGCATGGAGATTAGACGTTAAAGCTGCTCTTAGCTTGAGATTGGGATCCTAA